In the Paraflavitalea devenefica genome, one interval contains:
- a CDS encoding SGNH/GDSL hydrolase family protein: MRSYLCLLTAVLLSNLALAQNKSAEDTEREKLIAASQSGASPLFFDPAARDIPVIQPGDFNDLGEFVVRHGLPNFFHKAKAGKPVTIAYIGGSITQAIYGYRTRSARYIQSLFPSTPMKAINAGVSGTGTDLGSCRLQEQVLQYHPDLIFIEFAVNGAYRDGMEGMIRQIRQYDPHIDICLIYTIHGEQTKIYAAGEVPENIQGLEAITAYYNIPSIHLGMEAAMLEKADKLTWKGDSAVPGKVLFSRDGTHPLEEGGNLYAAAIARAFNAMQNKAAMVKYTLPAPLIPDNWEDAKMVAPSVAQFSKEFKKVSTAQDEKLKQFAGWFPYVMMAEQPGASFTFRFRGSMFGFFDIGGPESGQVEVRVDGKPVRVKEKGIKGSRTLEINDQGHEVVNRFFTFCNNRYRGQYELIAVTPGEHVVTITLSAQKSDKAAILGSKQLADITANPAKYDRTVVYIGKILVRGEVLK; encoded by the coding sequence ATGCGTAGTTATCTCTGTCTTTTAACAGCGGTATTATTATCAAACTTGGCGCTTGCGCAGAACAAGAGCGCCGAAGATACAGAGCGGGAAAAGCTCATTGCCGCTTCCCAGTCGGGCGCTTCTCCTTTATTCTTTGATCCTGCCGCGAGGGATATACCGGTTATTCAACCCGGTGATTTCAACGATCTCGGTGAATTTGTTGTACGCCATGGCCTGCCCAATTTCTTTCACAAGGCCAAAGCCGGTAAGCCGGTTACTATAGCGTATATCGGCGGCAGCATTACCCAGGCCATCTATGGTTACCGTACCCGGAGTGCGCGGTATATTCAATCGCTATTCCCTTCCACACCCATGAAGGCTATCAATGCCGGTGTGTCGGGAACGGGTACTGATCTGGGGTCCTGCCGTTTACAGGAACAAGTACTGCAATACCATCCCGATCTCATCTTCATTGAATTTGCCGTCAACGGAGCTTACCGTGATGGCATGGAAGGCATGATCCGGCAGATCAGACAATATGATCCCCATATTGATATTTGTCTCATCTACACCATCCACGGCGAACAAACAAAGATATATGCAGCGGGCGAAGTGCCCGAAAACATTCAGGGCCTGGAAGCAATTACCGCGTATTACAATATTCCTTCTATACACCTGGGTATGGAAGCTGCTATGCTGGAGAAGGCAGATAAGCTGACCTGGAAAGGGGATTCAGCAGTGCCCGGTAAGGTCCTTTTTTCCCGTGATGGTACGCATCCATTGGAGGAAGGTGGCAACTTATACGCTGCAGCCATTGCCCGTGCATTCAACGCTATGCAAAATAAAGCGGCGATGGTGAAATACACCTTACCTGCTCCATTGATCCCTGATAACTGGGAAGACGCAAAAATGGTAGCCCCTTCCGTAGCCCAATTCAGTAAAGAGTTTAAGAAAGTAAGCACTGCGCAGGACGAAAAGCTGAAACAGTTTGCCGGCTGGTTCCCTTATGTAATGATGGCAGAGCAGCCCGGCGCTTCCTTTACCTTTCGCTTCAGGGGCAGTATGTTTGGTTTCTTTGATATTGGCGGACCTGAATCGGGACAGGTGGAAGTGCGGGTAGACGGTAAGCCGGTAAGGGTAAAAGAAAAAGGCATCAAAGGCTCCCGCACGCTGGAGATCAATGACCAGGGTCATGAAGTGGTGAACCGTTTCTTCACCTTCTGCAACAACCGGTACCGGGGCCAATATGAATTGATCGCGGTAACACCGGGTGAGCATGTGGTCACCATTACCCTCTCGGCACAGAAGTCCGATAAGGCGGCTATCCTAGGCAGTAAGCAGTTGGCTGATATCACGGCTAACCCTGCCAAATACGATAGAACGGTAGTATACATAGGGAAGATACTGGTGCGGGGCGAAGTGCTGAAATAA
- a CDS encoding glycoside hydrolase family 97 protein encodes MRLLLTILSLFYCLTGQAADALLLKSPHKQLQATVFLEKGNVLYRVNAGQATLIEPSLLGIQLDNRSVGTGVSSLTIARQYTIKEKQASRLNSQEAINHCTVYLIALQGENLSDTIEFRLYDNGCAFRYKPAGDHHRQVQEELTAFRLPANSTVWYFERNSEWKLKSYAGLWQHTTVEKLPTVSSQGPIQGKPLVVELPTKKYIVLTEAALYDYSGMRLKAIGNNTLQVNCTEGKAGFAVNGKLCTPWRVISYANNLQELVNNKIIENLNPAPDDTLFAQTDYIKPGKSVWSWITRNEHYMEPAEERKFIDAAAALQFEYTLLDEGWETKWPDKWKQLQELCAYAAQKKVRVWVWKHSKDIRDTLQRNHFLDSVRLAGAAGIKTDFMNSEAKDLIDFEIGLLTAAARRQLMVNFHGCQSPAGESKTFPNEMTREGIRGMELNIMKEPIPAWHNAALPFTRLLCGHGDYTPGFFSNKANTTFTHQLALLYLFNSPFQCIAENPVTLLNDPVYKVVLPLLRTLPVTWDETIVLPGSKIGALAAFARRAGKDWYIAVINGTGQTTGFTVKPSFLKKQYKATVVTDAGGDTGFVTTVLKMDNGHDQHFDLQPNGGLVIQIKSE; translated from the coding sequence ATGCGCTTATTGCTTACCATATTGAGTCTATTTTACTGCCTCACAGGGCAGGCCGCAGATGCCCTTCTGCTGAAAAGTCCGCACAAACAACTACAGGCAACCGTATTCCTCGAAAAAGGCAATGTCCTGTACCGGGTGAATGCCGGTCAGGCCACGCTGATAGAACCATCCTTATTGGGCATACAACTGGATAACCGGAGCGTGGGAACAGGTGTAAGCAGTTTGACTATTGCCCGTCAATATACCATCAAAGAAAAACAAGCTTCCCGCCTGAATAGCCAGGAAGCCATCAATCACTGTACCGTATACCTGATCGCCCTGCAGGGAGAAAACCTGTCCGATACCATCGAATTCAGGTTATACGATAATGGCTGCGCTTTCCGGTACAAGCCGGCAGGCGATCATCACCGGCAGGTGCAGGAAGAATTGACCGCTTTCAGGTTGCCGGCCAACTCCACGGTATGGTATTTTGAAAGGAACAGTGAATGGAAACTGAAATCCTATGCCGGCCTCTGGCAGCATACCACGGTAGAAAAGCTACCCACCGTTTCTTCCCAGGGACCCATACAGGGTAAGCCGTTGGTGGTAGAGCTGCCCACCAAAAAATACATTGTATTGACAGAAGCCGCGCTCTATGACTACAGTGGCATGCGGCTGAAAGCTATTGGCAACAATACGCTGCAGGTAAATTGTACAGAAGGCAAGGCTGGTTTTGCCGTCAATGGAAAGCTGTGTACGCCCTGGCGGGTGATCAGCTATGCCAATAACCTGCAGGAGCTGGTGAACAATAAGATCATTGAAAACCTCAACCCGGCGCCGGATGATACCCTCTTTGCGCAAACGGATTATATAAAGCCCGGCAAGTCGGTATGGAGCTGGATCACCCGCAATGAGCACTACATGGAGCCGGCGGAAGAAAGAAAATTCATTGATGCGGCGGCGGCGCTGCAATTTGAATATACGCTCCTCGATGAAGGATGGGAAACCAAATGGCCCGACAAATGGAAGCAGTTGCAGGAGCTCTGCGCCTATGCCGCACAAAAGAAGGTGCGGGTATGGGTATGGAAACATTCAAAAGATATCAGGGACACCCTACAGCGCAATCATTTCCTCGATAGTGTTCGCCTGGCCGGTGCTGCAGGTATCAAAACCGACTTCATGAACAGCGAGGCCAAAGACCTTATTGATTTTGAGATAGGATTACTAACTGCTGCTGCCCGGCGGCAACTCATGGTCAACTTTCATGGCTGTCAGTCGCCCGCCGGTGAAAGCAAAACCTTCCCCAATGAAATGACGCGGGAAGGCATCCGGGGTATGGAGCTCAACATCATGAAAGAACCTATTCCGGCCTGGCACAATGCGGCCCTGCCCTTCACCCGCCTGCTTTGTGGCCATGGCGATTATACGCCCGGCTTCTTCAGCAATAAGGCCAATACCACTTTCACCCATCAACTGGCGCTGCTGTACCTGTTTAATTCGCCTTTTCAGTGTATAGCCGAAAACCCGGTTACCCTGTTGAATGATCCGGTATACAAAGTGGTGTTGCCCTTATTAAGGACCTTACCCGTAACCTGGGACGAGACCATCGTATTGCCGGGCAGTAAGATCGGAGCATTGGCAGCCTTTGCCCGCCGTGCCGGAAAAGACTGGTACATAGCAGTGATCAATGGAACCGGTCAAACAACAGGCTTTACGGTAAAGCCTTCCTTTCTTAAAAAGCAATACAAGGCAACCGTAGTTACAGATGCCGGCGGGGATACGGGGTTTGTAACTACCGTCCTGAAAATGGATAACGGCCATGACCAGCATTTTGACCTGCAGCCCAATGGTGGACTGGTCATCCAAATCAAAAGTGAATAG
- a CDS encoding glycoside hydrolase family 88 protein, with the protein MYKKISKIFVIIQCCLLVNAAQAQVSVPAGQSDIIIRSGQRSYAFTPSFVVLYNATDPGMALKPSGIKKVEYNVLTWKVKDSSRADFAQKKVSAAVAGDGFDDRILHGKAEWRTANIFNAGERTAIKATGTRQQGDTVFFVFPETPPYKLSVYLLTTAKPYPLLQYSFRPSRPGYYSIGYTGAPACTPEKAAAVWQPLIWQEKRIPDAAYLTPAFMATLPATMVYDGVNTVGVLAAPKEIPFQPLPMLPNSRFGVSLLNEQRQLQPQVYAPIPGGYGSQMKANEVFDFSFYLVTEPKPVTETYQKIAQQVFGFKDYRHNDIASLNTALDNMVDYSLSQYAWFIDSLKGCAYSTDVPGAVKNVSSLNPLELALVRDDAVMFEKRAYPLIEFMLSREKFLFSLDSTQKIQSPSRKLKGPIAPLSELAALYNIFGKQNDFYLLMAQQEYGRDRVRNMDGKEKGNTWINAMYLYTATRDKKYLQDAVTKANQYLAQRINKPQTGFADPLQTGYFFWPTFTGRWIEFLQLYELTGDKRYLEAAQQGARQYTMFTWMCPLIPDSLITVNKGGKAPMYWYLKSKGHQQMYYPEEQAPAWRLSEIGLTPESSGTSTGHRGIFMANYAPWMLRIGYYTRDTFLMNVAKASIIGRYRNFPGYHINTERTTAYEKVDFPLHAHKDQSVNSFHYNHILPMASMLLDYLVTDAFVRSQGRINFPSEYMEGYAYLQNKLYGAQKGSFYTEKEVQLWMPVRLLQINNTELNYIAARKDDKLLLAFTNQSAKPVTATITINPAWVTLNGKSIVTAYTGKINKALTNSSFTITVPANGITAVAVQQAVIKSAFQQKILDTRQVDTGRDYAKLATGNAHALLFQLGQYGRRLYVYLEDDDNKYRQATLVYTDANGKEARIEDTAYPFEFTVPVDKEARVPFYLSLTGIDGKEVKSEGVVMGAVK; encoded by the coding sequence ATGTATAAGAAGATTAGTAAAATATTCGTCATTATACAATGTTGCCTGCTGGTGAATGCAGCGCAGGCGCAGGTGAGTGTGCCAGCCGGACAAAGTGATATCATCATCAGAAGCGGACAGCGCAGTTATGCCTTTACGCCTTCTTTTGTGGTATTGTACAATGCTACCGATCCGGGTATGGCCCTGAAACCTTCCGGTATCAAAAAAGTAGAATACAATGTGCTCACCTGGAAAGTAAAGGATAGCAGTCGTGCCGACTTTGCCCAAAAGAAAGTGAGCGCTGCGGTGGCCGGTGATGGCTTTGACGACCGTATCCTGCACGGCAAAGCAGAATGGAGAACGGCCAATATTTTCAATGCCGGTGAAAGAACAGCCATAAAAGCTACCGGCACCCGGCAGCAAGGTGATACCGTTTTCTTTGTTTTTCCCGAAACTCCCCCATACAAACTATCCGTCTATCTATTGACAACTGCAAAGCCGTACCCTTTATTGCAGTATTCCTTCAGGCCTTCGCGGCCTGGTTATTATAGCATTGGATATACAGGTGCCCCGGCCTGTACTCCCGAAAAGGCGGCTGCTGTATGGCAGCCGCTTATCTGGCAGGAGAAGCGTATACCCGATGCAGCTTACCTCACGCCGGCATTTATGGCCACCCTGCCCGCTACCATGGTATACGATGGTGTTAATACCGTTGGTGTACTGGCAGCTCCTAAAGAGATCCCTTTCCAGCCATTGCCCATGCTGCCCAACAGCCGCTTTGGCGTATCGCTGCTGAATGAACAGCGCCAACTGCAGCCGCAGGTATATGCGCCTATTCCCGGCGGTTACGGGTCGCAGATGAAGGCCAATGAAGTATTTGATTTCTCCTTTTACCTTGTTACAGAACCAAAGCCGGTTACGGAAACCTATCAAAAGATAGCGCAACAGGTATTCGGCTTTAAGGACTACCGGCACAATGATATTGCTTCGCTCAATACCGCGCTGGACAATATGGTGGATTATTCCTTATCACAATATGCCTGGTTTATAGACAGCCTGAAAGGCTGCGCTTATTCTACCGATGTGCCGGGCGCTGTAAAGAATGTATCCAGCCTCAATCCCCTGGAGCTGGCCCTGGTAAGGGATGATGCGGTGATGTTTGAGAAGCGCGCGTATCCCCTGATAGAGTTCATGCTCTCGCGCGAAAAATTCCTCTTCAGCCTGGACAGTACCCAAAAAATACAAAGCCCTTCCCGCAAACTGAAAGGGCCGATAGCGCCTTTATCAGAACTGGCAGCACTGTATAATATATTCGGTAAGCAAAATGATTTCTACCTGCTCATGGCACAGCAGGAGTATGGCCGGGACCGCGTGCGTAATATGGATGGAAAAGAAAAAGGCAATACCTGGATCAATGCCATGTACCTCTATACAGCCACCCGCGATAAAAAATATTTACAGGATGCAGTGACCAAGGCCAATCAATACCTGGCACAACGCATCAACAAACCACAAACCGGTTTTGCGGATCCCCTGCAAACGGGTTATTTCTTCTGGCCCACCTTTACCGGGCGGTGGATAGAGTTCCTGCAATTGTATGAACTGACCGGTGATAAACGCTACCTCGAAGCAGCGCAGCAGGGCGCACGCCAGTATACCATGTTCACCTGGATGTGCCCGCTGATACCCGATAGCCTGATCACCGTCAACAAAGGCGGCAAGGCGCCCATGTACTGGTACCTGAAATCAAAGGGCCACCAACAAATGTATTACCCGGAAGAGCAGGCACCGGCCTGGCGCTTGTCGGAGATAGGGCTCACGCCCGAATCATCCGGTACTTCCACCGGTCACCGGGGTATCTTCATGGCCAACTATGCACCGTGGATGTTGCGCATCGGTTATTATACCCGCGATACCTTCCTCATGAATGTAGCGAAAGCATCCATCATCGGCCGGTACAGGAACTTTCCGGGCTATCATATCAATACAGAGCGCACGACGGCGTATGAAAAGGTAGATTTTCCCCTGCATGCGCACAAAGACCAGAGCGTAAACTCCTTTCACTACAACCATATATTGCCCATGGCATCGATGTTACTCGATTATTTGGTAACCGATGCTTTTGTGCGTAGCCAGGGCAGGATCAACTTTCCATCTGAATACATGGAAGGTTATGCCTATTTGCAGAACAAACTTTACGGCGCGCAAAAAGGCAGCTTCTATACAGAAAAGGAAGTACAACTCTGGATGCCTGTCCGGTTGCTGCAGATCAATAATACAGAGCTTAACTACATAGCGGCGCGGAAAGACGATAAGTTATTACTGGCTTTCACCAATCAATCTGCTAAGCCGGTGACGGCCACCATCACCATCAATCCGGCCTGGGTAACATTGAATGGCAAGAGCATTGTGACTGCGTATACTGGTAAAATAAATAAGGCGCTTACCAACAGCAGTTTTACCATCACGGTACCTGCCAATGGTATAACTGCAGTGGCGGTGCAGCAGGCGGTTATCAAATCGGCTTTCCAGCAAAAAATACTGGATACCCGTCAGGTAGATACCGGCCGGGATTATGCAAAGCTGGCCACGGGCAATGCGCATGCGCTGCTGTTTCAACTGGGGCAATATGGCCGCCGCCTCTATGTATACCTCGAAGATGATGACAATAAATACCGGCAGGCGACACTGGTATATACAGATGCCAACGGAAAGGAAGCAAGAATAGAAGATACAGCCTATCCTTTTGAGTTCACGGTACCGGTGGATAAAGAAGCAAGGGTGCCCTTCTATTTATCGCTTACCGGTATAGACGGTAAAGAAGTGAAAAGTGAAGGAGTGGTGATGGGCGCAGTAAAGTAA
- a CDS encoding glycoside hydrolase family 2 protein gives MKLIYSIILLGWPLLAGAQGRTSLSLNGAWIFTLDPVKVGEANHWYATDFVTTGFDKVQVPHSFSVDKRYSFYTGTAWYFKNFPSAAVQPGQRAFLQFEAVFYKTTVWLNDKKVGAHEGGYTPFELDVTEHLQAKNTLALSVNNEWDTTTIPGAKTSDAYSRTDHSQLYPWINYGGITRPVRLIIRPDVFLQKAQVIALPDQPKGEARIRIKAFISNLGTQPVQTSLTANIYYGGQKINTKLKPVVASVAANGSTPVVLEGVLPAAAVKRWYPDEPNLYTAEIITGRDTLNTPFGIRTIAVKGTQLLLNGEPIRMGGCNRPLDYPGYGSLDPDVVLEKDLALIRNGSMEFSRLSHYPMSESLLNWADKNGLLIIAEAGNWQMTPRQMADPLMRAKFQAQMKEMMERDWNHPCIIAYSLGNEFQAQTPEGQAWVRDMGAFVKTIDTTRLLTFASYTVFRDYVQKPEDEASQYVDFISANVYGNHLKLLQKIHGIYPNKPIYISEFGMRFNAANKEEPRVAHFRKAMEAFRQCDYLVGASVWTLNDYLSRFPGTDEDGYRAWGLVTPDRVVRDSYVYLQEEFAPAVLEVVKREAGKLTIAVAARTGFPSYTLRNYQLQYGDETIKLKTLKPGERQEVTIPVTTDGVKVSLLKPGGFTAVSKTFK, from the coding sequence ATGAAATTAATATATAGTATCATCTTATTAGGCTGGCCGCTGCTGGCAGGCGCACAGGGCAGAACAAGTCTCTCCCTCAACGGTGCCTGGATCTTTACCCTCGACCCGGTGAAAGTAGGGGAGGCCAATCATTGGTATGCAACGGATTTTGTGACCACTGGCTTTGATAAAGTACAGGTGCCGCACAGCTTCTCTGTTGACAAACGGTATTCCTTTTATACCGGCACCGCCTGGTATTTTAAGAACTTCCCTTCAGCTGCGGTGCAACCAGGTCAGCGGGCTTTCCTGCAATTTGAAGCCGTATTCTATAAAACAACCGTATGGCTCAATGATAAGAAAGTAGGTGCACATGAAGGCGGCTATACACCTTTTGAGCTGGACGTAACGGAGCACCTGCAGGCGAAGAACACGCTTGCACTGTCCGTCAATAATGAGTGGGATACCACCACCATCCCCGGCGCTAAAACTTCTGATGCTTATTCACGTACCGATCATTCCCAGCTCTATCCCTGGATCAACTATGGTGGCATCACCAGACCGGTCCGATTAATCATACGTCCGGACGTATTCCTGCAAAAGGCGCAGGTCATTGCCCTGCCTGATCAACCCAAAGGAGAGGCCCGCATCAGGATCAAAGCATTCATCAGTAACCTGGGTACGCAACCTGTTCAAACTTCTTTGACTGCCAACATTTATTATGGTGGTCAGAAAATCAATACTAAGCTCAAACCGGTAGTTGCCAGTGTGGCTGCCAATGGTAGTACGCCCGTTGTGCTGGAGGGTGTATTGCCGGCGGCAGCTGTTAAGCGTTGGTACCCTGATGAACCCAACCTGTATACGGCAGAGATCATAACCGGAAGGGATACGCTGAACACCCCCTTTGGTATCCGCACCATTGCTGTTAAAGGCACCCAACTCTTATTAAATGGCGAGCCTATCCGCATGGGTGGTTGTAACCGGCCATTGGATTATCCCGGCTATGGTTCCCTCGATCCTGATGTGGTATTGGAGAAAGACCTGGCCCTCATCCGGAACGGTAGTATGGAATTCTCCCGTCTGAGTCATTATCCAATGTCGGAAAGCCTGCTGAACTGGGCCGATAAAAATGGCCTGCTCATCATTGCCGAAGCCGGCAACTGGCAAATGACACCGCGGCAAATGGCCGATCCGCTCATGCGCGCCAAATTCCAGGCACAAATGAAAGAGATGATGGAGCGCGACTGGAACCATCCCTGCATCATAGCATATAGCCTGGGCAATGAATTCCAGGCACAAACACCCGAAGGGCAGGCCTGGGTGCGGGACATGGGTGCTTTTGTGAAAACCATTGATACTACCCGCCTCCTCACCTTTGCCAGCTACACGGTGTTTCGCGATTATGTGCAAAAACCCGAAGATGAAGCCTCGCAATATGTAGATTTCATCAGCGCCAATGTCTACGGCAATCATTTAAAATTGCTGCAAAAGATACATGGCATATATCCCAACAAGCCCATTTACATCAGTGAGTTTGGTATGCGGTTTAATGCTGCCAATAAAGAAGAGCCCCGCGTGGCTCATTTCAGGAAGGCCATGGAAGCCTTCAGGCAATGCGACTATTTAGTTGGCGCTTCAGTATGGACACTGAATGATTACCTGAGCCGGTTTCCCGGCACCGATGAAGATGGGTACAGGGCCTGGGGATTGGTAACGCCTGACCGTGTAGTAAGGGACAGTTATGTATACCTGCAGGAGGAATTTGCGCCGGCTGTGCTGGAAGTAGTAAAGCGCGAAGCAGGAAAGCTGACGATAGCTGTGGCTGCACGCACCGGTTTCCCGTCCTATACCCTGCGCAATTACCAGTTGCAATACGGAGACGAAACGATAAAACTGAAAACATTAAAGCCAGGTGAAAGACAGGAGGTAACAATACCAGTTACCACGGACGGCGTGAAAGTGTCATTACTAAAACCGGGAGGATTCACAGCAGTAAGCAAGACTTTTAAATAA
- a CDS encoding FAD-dependent oxidoreductase, protein MKLENNSSSKRSFVNRKIEADLIVTGGGLSGVCCAITAARQGCKVVLVQDRPVLGGNSSSEVRLWILGATSHMGNNNRWAREGGVVDEILVENTYRNPEGNPVIFDTILLDKVVSEPNIKLLLNTAVYEVEKKDENTIQAVKAFCSQNQTEYILSAPLFCDASGDGVVGFLAGAAFRMGAESKEEFGEQFAPSAEYGELLGHTLYFYSKDTGRPVKYTPPSFALTDITEIPRFKTFNAKDFGCKLWWIEYGGRLDTVHDTEQIKWELWKVVYGVWNYIKNSGNFPEAENLTLEWVGTIPGKRESRRFEGDYMMIQQDIVEQRLQEDAVAFGGWSIDLHPADGVFSEKPGCNQWHSKGIYQIPYRSLYSKNITNLFLGGRLISASHVAFGSTRVMATAAYASQAVGMAAAVCTERNILPAAIISNQYITHLQQRLMKSGQHIPGLTLHDTTDLVQTAAITASSELVLQELPEDNFLKRLELSVAQMVPLQKGKVEPFVFHAQSDIATTLQVELRVSSKPANHTPDITIATQVLDIHPGRNCMQVQFDGVLDNTTYAFITFLKNPEVQLHFSKKRVTGILSVFNSVNKAVSNYGKQTPPEDIGMEAFEFWCPQRRPEGHNIAFKYPAGLPVFKAEHIRNGIDRPTDQPNAWVADWHDKAPQLTLSWKTPQEISHIDLFFDADYDHPMESVLMQHPESVMPFCVRKYRVKDEAGNILAEQKDNYQTHNRISLQQPVTIKKLVIEVEHPSADVPAAVFAVRCYK, encoded by the coding sequence ATGAAATTGGAGAACAACAGTAGCAGTAAACGTTCTTTTGTCAACAGGAAAATAGAAGCAGACTTAATTGTAACAGGCGGAGGCCTTTCGGGTGTATGCTGTGCCATTACAGCCGCCCGGCAGGGTTGTAAAGTAGTGCTGGTGCAGGACAGGCCGGTATTGGGCGGCAACTCCAGCAGTGAAGTGCGTTTATGGATATTGGGCGCTACCTCGCACATGGGCAATAACAATCGCTGGGCCAGGGAAGGTGGTGTAGTAGATGAAATACTGGTAGAGAATACTTACCGTAATCCGGAAGGCAATCCGGTTATCTTCGATACCATCTTACTGGATAAAGTAGTGAGTGAGCCGAACATCAAACTGCTGCTGAATACAGCAGTCTATGAAGTGGAAAAGAAAGACGAAAATACGATCCAGGCCGTAAAAGCATTCTGCAGTCAAAACCAGACAGAATATATTTTATCCGCTCCCTTGTTCTGTGATGCGTCAGGCGATGGAGTCGTTGGCTTCCTCGCAGGCGCGGCCTTCCGCATGGGAGCAGAAAGCAAAGAAGAGTTTGGTGAGCAGTTTGCTCCCTCCGCAGAATATGGCGAACTGCTGGGCCATACGTTGTACTTCTACAGCAAGGATACCGGCCGGCCGGTGAAGTACACGCCGCCGTCCTTTGCTTTGACAGACATCACAGAGATCCCCCGCTTCAAAACCTTCAATGCAAAAGACTTTGGCTGTAAGCTGTGGTGGATAGAATACGGTGGCCGCCTGGATACGGTGCATGATACCGAGCAGATCAAATGGGAACTATGGAAAGTGGTATATGGCGTATGGAATTACATCAAGAACTCCGGCAACTTTCCGGAAGCGGAAAACCTTACCCTCGAATGGGTAGGCACTATTCCCGGCAAACGGGAGAGCCGCCGCTTTGAAGGAGATTATATGATGATACAGCAGGACATTGTGGAGCAGCGTCTGCAGGAAGATGCCGTGGCCTTTGGCGGCTGGTCTATCGACCTGCATCCTGCCGATGGTGTATTCAGTGAAAAGCCGGGCTGTAACCAATGGCATAGCAAAGGCATCTATCAAATACCTTATCGCAGTCTGTACAGTAAAAATATTACTAACCTCTTTTTGGGTGGCCGTCTCATCAGTGCTTCCCATGTAGCGTTTGGTTCCACCCGCGTAATGGCTACTGCGGCCTATGCTTCCCAGGCCGTGGGCATGGCTGCTGCTGTGTGTACAGAAAGAAATATACTGCCGGCTGCTATCATCAGCAACCAGTATATCACACACCTGCAGCAGCGGTTGATGAAAAGCGGTCAACACATTCCGGGACTGACCTTGCACGATACAACAGACCTGGTGCAAACGGCTGCCATCACTGCTTCGAGTGAGCTGGTATTGCAGGAACTGCCCGAAGATAATTTCCTGAAACGGTTGGAGCTTTCCGTAGCGCAGATGGTGCCGCTGCAAAAAGGAAAGGTTGAACCTTTTGTTTTTCATGCACAGTCTGATATTGCTACTACCTTACAGGTAGAGCTGCGCGTCAGCAGTAAACCGGCCAATCATACCCCCGATATTACTATCGCCACCCAGGTGCTGGACATTCATCCCGGCAGGAACTGCATGCAGGTGCAATTTGATGGGGTGCTGGACAATACTACCTATGCCTTCATCACTTTCCTGAAGAACCCAGAGGTACAGCTTCATTTTTCAAAGAAGCGGGTTACTGGTATCTTATCGGTATTCAACAGCGTTAATAAAGCGGTGAGTAACTATGGTAAGCAAACCCCGCCGGAAGATATTGGCATGGAGGCTTTTGAATTCTGGTGCCCGCAACGTCGCCCGGAAGGACACAATATTGCGTTTAAATATCCGGCAGGATTACCGGTATTCAAAGCGGAGCATATACGCAATGGGATAGACAGGCCTACAGACCAGCCCAATGCCTGGGTAGCTGACTGGCATGATAAAGCGCCGCAACTTACGCTTAGCTGGAAGACACCACAGGAGATCAGTCACATAGACCTGTTCTTTGATGCCGACTATGATCATCCGATGGAGTCCGTATTAATGCAGCATCCGGAATCAGTCATGCCTTTTTGTGTACGCAAGTACCGCGTAAAAGATGAAGCGGGGAATATCCTTGCGGAGCAAAAAGACAATTATCAAACGCATAACCGTATATCCTTGCAGCAACCGGTTACTATAAAAAAGCTGGTCATTGAAGTAGAACACCCTTCTGCTGATGTGCCGGCGGCGGTTTTTGCAGTGCGTTGCTACAAATAA
- a CDS encoding sigma-70 family RNA polymerase sigma factor, whose protein sequence is MAFSINNKKALTARYEKMYFSTKDRLIGFVQHNVRNPAVADDIVQECYIRLWEKMDKVQDDDTILHLLRKYAHNLIIDYVRKSAREALRENRYQQQQAAVCTADEQLLLKEVLQDYDKAVQALPPRRRIIYRLVKEEGLSHREIADQLQISTNTIEKQMNEALYTLRNHFTPERLSALILVISTLRG, encoded by the coding sequence ATGGCATTCTCCATCAACAATAAAAAGGCACTGACAGCGCGCTATGAAAAGATGTACTTTTCAACGAAGGACCGCCTCATTGGTTTCGTACAACACAACGTACGGAATCCTGCGGTGGCCGATGATATTGTACAGGAATGTTACATCAGGCTTTGGGAAAAGATGGACAAAGTGCAGGATGACGATACCATCCTTCACCTTCTGCGTAAGTATGCGCACAACCTGATCATTGATTATGTGCGGAAGTCTGCCCGGGAAGCACTGCGGGAAAATCGCTACCAGCAACAGCAGGCTGCTGTTTGCACCGCCGATGAGCAACTGTTATTGAAAGAGGTATTACAGGATTATGATAAGGCGGTACAAGCCCTGCCACCGAGGCGCAGGATCATTTACCGCCTGGTGAAGGAAGAGGGCCTGTCGCACCGGGAAATAGCCGACCAACTCCAGATTAGCACCAATACTATTGAAAAACAGATGAATGAGGCGCTGTATACCCTGCGTAATCATTTTACGCCGGAGAGGCTATCGGCCCTGATCCTTGTGATCTCCACGCTCAGGGGGTAA